From the genome of Danio aesculapii chromosome 16, fDanAes4.1, whole genome shotgun sequence, one region includes:
- the cdc42ep5 gene encoding cdc42 effector protein 5, whose product MPLHKSSRAPRLDPTMISAPLGDFRHTMHIGRGGDAFGDTSFLSSHGPSSPEPNTAQPVTATTTMNENQDIETNYNDEMKYVEDTGPSELRHSDSVSSFDLDLDLGPSILGDVLGVMDGLTMGSCKGNEEVFMSGSKDVMMSSGNVGNELNERMRMESLSRELRDEQLNEVNGMKSKGLRPKVRFSDKRDEIIGRQEVIEGLEVEGEEMSLRPNKGMQEISGRTAFDKDPRQEEMVNRREENSPSLSSSASSEYEGVSPLDRRREDQHLSDSDSEEEEAANGEQGYTFEDELDDEIGL is encoded by the coding sequence ATGCCTCTTCACAAATCATCCCGAGCCCCTCGTCTGGACCCCACCATGATCTCTGCTCCCCTGGGTGATTTCCGTCACACCATGCACATCGGTCGGGGTGGGGACGCTTTTGGGGACACCTCCTTTCTGTCCAGCCATGGCCCCTCAAGTCCAGAACCCAACACCGCTCAACCAGTCACGGCCACTACTACCATGAACGAGAACCAAGACATTGAGACGAACTATAATGATGAAATGAAATACGTGGAAGATACTGGTCCAAGCGAGCTCCGACATTCCGATTCAGTTTCTTCATTTGACCTCGATTTGGATTTAGGGCCTTCGATTTTGGGAGATGTTCTGGGAGTGATGGACGGACTGACGATGGGTTCTTGCAAAGGAAACGAAGAGGTTTTCATGAGTGGATCGAAAGATGTGATGATGTCGTCAGGAAATGTTGGGAATGAGTTGAACGAGAGGATGAGAATGGAAAGCTTGAGCAGAGAGTTGAGAGACGAGCAGCTGAATGAAGTCAACGGCATGAAATCCAAAGGGCTCAGGCCTAAAGTGCGCTTCAGCGACAAACGCGATGAGATCATCGGTCGACAGGAAGTGATCGAGGGGCTTGAGGTTGAAGGAGAAGAAATGAGCTTGAGGCCAAATAAAGGGATGCAGGAGATTAGCGGGAGGACGGCTTTCGATAAAGACCCGAGACAAGAGGAGATGGTTAACCGAAGAGAGGAAAACTCTCCGAGCCTTTCTTCCTCAGCGAGCTCAGAATATGAAGGAGTCTCACCGCTGGACAGAAGGAGAGAAGATCAACACCTCTCAGATTCTGATTCAGAGGAGGAGGAGGCTGCCAATGGAGAACAGGGATACACGTTTGAGGACGAGCTTGATGATGAGATTGGGCTTTAA
- the grwd1 gene encoding glutamate-rich WD repeat-containing protein 1, giving the protein MSASDEHTLPQEEEDEFEDMEASGSDEDDMEGEEQNGDGQEKVFVPGLQPLQPGEELEMDHSAYRMYHECQTGAPCLSFDVVRDGEGDGREQFPLSMVLCAGTQADTALSNRLIVMRMYNLQGTEKKRDEDESSDEESDEDEEDEDKKPQLELAMMPHYGGINRVRVTQRGEQTLAAVWSEKGQVEIFDLRLQLEAVHNSTAMSAFIKQEKEATPLFSFAGHMSEGFAVDWSPKVPGRMVSGDCKKNIHVWEPQEGGTWKIDQRPFSSHSKSVEDLQWSPTEATVFASCSVDQSIRIWDIRAPPNSMLSANEAHSSDVNVISWNRTEPFILSGGDDGLLKVWDLRQFQSGRPVASFKQHSAPVTSVQWSPVDSSVFAASGADDVISQWDLSVESCDMGGQAEGVKQLPPQLLFLHQGQKEVKELHWHPQIPGVLISTALSGFNIFRTISV; this is encoded by the exons ATGTCCGCGTCCGACGAACACACGTTGCcacaggaggaggaggatgagttTGAGGACATGGAGGCGAGTGGAAGCGACGAGGATGACATGGAAGGAGAAGAACAGAACGGGGACGGGCAGGAGAAAGTGTTTGTGCCCGGTCTGCAGCCGCTTCAACCGGGAGAAGAGCTCGAGATGGACCACTCCGCTTACCGCATGTATCACGAATGCCAGACCG GTGCTCCATGTTTGAGTTTTGATGTAGTGCGTGATGGAGAAGGAGACGGGagagagcagtttcctctctctatGGTGCTGTGTGCTGGAACACAGGCAGACACTGCACTGAGTAACAG GCTTATTGTCATGCGCATGTACAACCTTCAGGGAACTGAGAAAAAAAGAGATGAAGACGAAAGCAGTGATGAAGAAagtgatgaagatgaagaagacGAAGATAAGAAACCACAGTTGGAGCTGGCCATGATGCCACATTATGGAGGCATCAACAGAGTCAGA GTCACCCAGCGAGGGGAACAGACATTAGCAGCGGTGTGGTCGGAGAAAGGCCAGGTGGAGATTTTTGACCTTCGACTACAACTTGAAGCAGTGCATAATTCAACTGCGATGTCGGCCTTCATCAAGCAGGAGAAGGAAGCCACGCCCCTTTTTAGTTTTGCTGGTCATATGTCAGAAGGATTTGCCGTTGATTGGTCACCCAAGGTGCCAG GACGCATGGTGAGCGGCGACTGTAAGAAGAACATTCATGTCTGGGAGCCACAGGAGGGCGGTACATGGAAAATAGACCAGCGGCCTTTCAGCTCACACAGCAAATCTGTTGAGGACCTGCAGTGGTCTCCTACTGAAGCCACG GTCTTTGCATCATGTTCAGTGGATCAGTCCATTCGCATATGGGACATCAGAGCACCCCCCAATTCCATGCTTTCAGCCAATGAGGCTCATTCTTCAGATGTCAATGTAATCAGCTGGAACCGGACTGAACCGTTTATATTGTCCGGAGGAGACGATGGCCTCCTCAAAGTCTGGGATTTAAGGCAGTTTCAG TCTGGACGTCCGGTGGCCAGTTTTAAGCAGCACAGTGCACCAGTAACATCAGTGCAGTGGAGCCCTGTTGACTCCAGTGTGTTTGCCGCCTCTGGAGCTGATGATGTCATCAGCCAATGGGATTTGTCGGTGGAGTCATGTGACATGGGAGGACAGGCAGAGGGTGTAAAACAGCTGCCGCCACAGCTACTGTTCCTTCACCAGGGCCAGAAAGAAGTGAAGGAGCTCCATTGGCACCCGCAGATTCCCGGAGTCCTCATTTCCACTGCGCTGTCGGGATTCAACATCTTCAGAACTATTTCTGTGTAG